The sequence below is a genomic window from Nicotiana tomentosiformis chromosome 6, ASM39032v3, whole genome shotgun sequence.
GGTTTTTACCCAGTCCATAATTTGGATGGACAAGTGCTGGGCGATAGTGGTTCAGATTCCGTGCTTTCCATGAAAAATGACAGCCCTATGGCTGTCAACGGAAATGAAGCAGAAGTAGATGCCAGTGATAATCAAGAACACAATTTTGCTGTGGGTGACTTAGTATGGGTAAAACTCAAGACTGACTTGTGGTGGCCAGGAATGATTTGTGATCTGTCTACATCGAAGGATGCTGGGAAGTGTGATCATAGGGGCTGTTTCTTTGTTAAGTATTTTGGCAACACTAATTCTGGTTTGTGCCAGCCGTTCCAGTTGAAGCCCTTTCTAGATTATTTTGAACACATGTCTCGCCAGAATAAATCTAGAAGCTTTTATGGTGCAATAGAGAAGGCTTTAGGTGAGATTGGTAGGCGTGTAAAACAGAAGATGACCTGTTCTTGTTTTTCAAAAGAAAATCAAGTTGCTGCTCAAAATCTTTCAAAAGAAAAACATAGTGTTTTTTCGGCATCTCAATTTGAGCCTGCAAACCTTCTCAACTTCATTAGATTACGTGCTTTGGATCTATGTAGCCCAGGTAGTATTGAGTTTACAGTCAATGAGAGTTACCTATCAGCCTTTAACTGTTCAATGGGTCATAAGCAATTGCCTGTCTATAAACTCAGGCCAACAAATAATGCCAAAGATATCAGTAATGGCCAGCTTTGTTGTGGTGATAGTGTCCTTAAGAGCTGTAAAAGTGATTCTGATGATCGTAAAACAACTGAGGTGGAGATATCTGGCTCATTAGAATCTCCTAGAGGTATGGGGAGTATGATATCCTGTTCAGAAACTGCAAACGGAAGTGCTGGAGGAAAATCTGAAAAAGGATTTGAGTCGAGAGAACGGAAGAAGAGCAAGTACCTATCATATCCTTATGTGAACAGCTGGAGCCGTAAGAATTCACTTGGTCAGGAAGAAGATGAAACTGAAGATCATGAGGGAGTTTCTCTTGGAGGAGTAAAGAGCTCCTCTATTCCATCTATGGTCGCCACTCCAATTGGTAAATGCAGTAACTCACTAAGGAAACCAAGAAAATCTGTTAATGTCAATGGCATTTGCCATAACAATGTTGGGTTTGCCGCTGCTTCTTCAGCAGAAGTGCTCCAAGAGCTCCGTCTGACAGCTCTTGATTGTTTCTCTCCTagtcaaagtacatcttccattcCAATTAAGGAATTTTATTTAAGTTTTAGAATATTCAGAAATCCCGAATTTGAAGTTCAGATGGATGAAATAAATGAAGCGACTTTAGGGTGTCAGGAAACTTTCAAGTCTCCATTGGGTACAAATATATCTGATAATCAAGTAAAAGGACACCTTCCTTCTAGTGCTTTCCCCAAGAAGAGAGGTAGAAAGAAAATTGAAGATATAAATGCAACTTCACTTATTGGTTCTGTAGAGACAGGAACCGATTCACTCGAAAAAGGAATAGTTggcagaaagaaaaagaagacggCAACTGCAGCTGTGGTTCATCATGAGATTGGGGTTTTGGGTGGACTACCTGACTTGAATGGAAATAATGCTGCCTTGTCAGTTGAAAATATGCAGGTTATAGGTCCTGCCCCTACTCAAGGTAAACTTGAACCtaagaggaggaagaggaagaaggaAGAGTTGGTTTCTGAGATTGGTGTATTGGGTGTACTACCAGATTTGAATGGACAAGTCACCGATCCCAACTTGAAGGGGAAGGACTTTGCAGAATTGAGTTCAGTCACAATTCAAGATAAACCCAAGCGTAAGAGGAGGAGGAGAACCGCTAAATCTGCCATCGGGATACCCAATCCTAATGGAGATCATAATACCCTTCTGCTTAATTTTGGATCGGGTTCCTCAGTGCCTTCTAAAGAATATATCACTGCTACATTTTCCAGGTTTGGTTCATTAGTGGAATCCAAAACGCAGTTTCTAGATGATTCCACTGCCCAGGTTGTCTTTGTAAATGATTGTGATGCTATAGAAGCCTTACAGAATTTACAAAGCAGAAACCCGTTTGGACCTGCCCTTGTCAGTTATCGCCTCCGACATGTTTCAACTTCTAATAACACACAGACGTCACATTCTTTGCTGCCCGCGGATGTACTCAAGCCCCCAGCTGCACTTTCTGGAGCAGTACCTTCAAATGGTGAAGGACCTGATCTTGTCGTCATAAAACAGAATCTGGAGGCAATGACATCAATGCTTGAGAAGGCTGGTGATAATATTTCCCCTGAGATGAGAGCCAAGTTGGAAAATGAGGTGAAAGGCTTCTTGAAAAAGGTAAGCTCCATGGTTGGTTCTTCTTCGTCTTAGCTGATAATAAATGTAGTAGTTTCGTAGTTGACGTTTAACTGTGTATCTAATTAATTAGGATTTTTATGTGATGCTAGTGACTGCTGTTGAGAACATTGTTTGGTATTTCCCATGTTTTTATCTTTTTCCTTCACTGTTGATTCTCAGTAGAACTTACTGGGCATTGTTGTTACTGTGTTGTAATGTGGAGTTGTGTACTTGTAACTTTCAACCTAGCACTTTGTTGTAATCGAGACAGAGCACGGCACCACTCTCTGCTCCTCAGATAGCCTTTCCCTTGTTACTGTCCTAATCTGGATGCAAGCTGttacaaccttgaaacctaatttTTTCTCAATTTGCATGGACAAAGGATATGCAAGTATAAATTAGGAAGAATAGATTTATATCAATTAATCAACCATGTCTGAATTCGGAAGTGAAGTAGTTGGAAGTTATATGAACCGTCTGCTTCATGCAGGCAGGTTAAATCTCATTGAATTCAATGTTTAGAGGATGCATTGATCTTCAGGGCTACAAGTTCGGTTTTCCCAGTCTGTTTAGGCTTTTGTCGGAAAGTTGATGGTCCTATAAACAGTGAACTTATGGTCAACacaattttttctttctttcttaattgCTATTCTGAGGGCCTCCTAAACCCCATTGTGTTTGAATTGTGAACACTCTTTCAAGGTTTTCTTTCTCAGTAACCAAATTTGATTAGTCTCCTCTAAACTCAAAATTGTGAACTTTCAAGTTTGTAGTATAGTATTACACCTCTTGACACCCGCGATCAGAATATATGCAACCGCTCAATTAACATCTCACTATCGTGAACTCAACCACGTCTCTTTGTTAGTTGCTTCCGGTTGTTTTTCCACGAACTGGTCATGGGTATCGCCACTATCATTGATGAGAACAGTTATTTCTCTCCCAATCATGGATGTATAAGACCTCCATTGTTGATTTCCGCACAATTTAATTTCAAAGCAGATGCCACAAAGTTGTTTGAAGTATTAAAGTTGTCCAAACATAGATGGTGGTGCTGTTTAAGCAAGTCATGAATCTTGTTGGAAGTAAGACATCAAATCcagtggcggacccaggattttgtACAAGCGAGTTTAATCAAAGAACACGGTAGTCGAGTGCAGCGGTAAACACAATTTGTGTATAGCTCTTTTTTGTTCATTAGATCACTTCAAAATAGTcatttattttttgttaaaaaaaaggttgggagaaattttaaaaaaataacaaagaaaatttCGTCCTTTAATTTATctatataaattaat
It includes:
- the LOC104105362 gene encoding serine/threonine-protein kinase ATM: METQNISETLEEGSVECKPFQNENLDGKTLEEVSALSRLSESCAGSELVTNISLSECYGGESVDVLKKLANGGDNVELEGVEFEQKVVDGRDKVCLEGVQSEKKLATVDDNNDLEGVDSEEKFADVDENNAGVDYEEKLVDGQGGAESEKKLANVDNYNDLEGVDLENNLGDVDDAIDLEALGLENEGVAFENLMEGETLEHETQALGSIIPETNKTKDGDVLGAEFNESLLNGGEEVDMIDAAETISNVHANGSPREIQFSGDGISLTVDVFGPLDGFYPVHNLDGQVLGDSGSDSVLSMKNDSPMAVNGNEAEVDASDNQEHNFAVGDLVWVKLKTDLWWPGMICDLSTSKDAGKCDHRGCFFVKYFGNTNSGLCQPFQLKPFLDYFEHMSRQNKSRSFYGAIEKALGEIGRRVKQKMTCSCFSKENQVAAQNLSKEKHSVFSASQFEPANLLNFIRLRALDLCSPGSIEFTVNESYLSAFNCSMGHKQLPVYKLRPTNNAKDISNGQLCCGDSVLKSCKSDSDDRKTTEVEISGSLESPRGMGSMISCSETANGSAGGKSEKGFESRERKKSKYLSYPYVNSWSRKNSLGQEEDETEDHEGVSLGGVKSSSIPSMVATPIGKCSNSLRKPRKSVNVNGICHNNVGFAAASSAEVLQELRLTALDCFSPSQSTSSIPIKEFYLSFRIFRNPEFEVQMDEINEATLGCQETFKSPLGTNISDNQVKGHLPSSAFPKKRGRKKIEDINATSLIGSVETGTDSLEKGIVGRKKKKTATAAVVHHEIGVLGGLPDLNGNNAALSVENMQVIGPAPTQGKLEPKRRKRKKEELVSEIGVLGVLPDLNGQVTDPNLKGKDFAELSSVTIQDKPKRKRRRRTAKSAIGIPNPNGDHNTLLLNFGSGSSVPSKEYITATFSRFGSLVESKTQFLDDSTAQVVFVNDCDAIEALQNLQSRNPFGPALVSYRLRHVSTSNNTQTSHSLLPADVLKPPAALSGAVPSNGEGPDLVVIKQNLEAMTSMLEKAGDNISPEMRAKLENEVKGFLKKVSSMVGSSSS